In Sphingobacterium thalpophilum, a genomic segment contains:
- the hemA gene encoding glutamyl-tRNA reductase, translating into MKNLKVLAFTHKHVELKDLGNLVICNEDLESRLINLKHSLDIPEIFYIGTCNRVEFVFYGAHELTHEFIADFMGKLNFCVPQERLQCYLGQVNKYEGMDALNHLLRMSCSLESLVVGEKEILAQVRRAYDRCREAGFTGDFLRLMMDRLVKTAKEVYTYTKISRNPISVVSLAYRKLRELKLVENPRIVIIGSGETNQNLAKYFQKNQKAKFVIFNRTVENAKALAEELNAEAYPLADIDQYKEGFDILITCTGAPTSIIDNTLYQSLLNGETDKKIIIDLAVPNDIDAEVLQNNPIHYIEVSSLQAIAEKNIQERYNELESAEKIIQDNIQEFLPLIKQRRVEVAMREVPEKIKEIKSFALNEVFAQEVQALTPEAREVLEKVINYMEKKYIKVPMVMAKEILVKTPETEKN; encoded by the coding sequence TTGAAAAATCTTAAAGTATTAGCGTTTACTCATAAACATGTCGAACTAAAAGATCTAGGTAATCTAGTGATCTGCAATGAGGATTTAGAAAGTCGCCTCATCAATCTAAAGCATAGCCTAGACATTCCAGAGATCTTTTATATTGGTACTTGTAACCGAGTAGAGTTTGTATTTTATGGTGCTCACGAATTGACCCATGAATTCATTGCTGATTTTATGGGAAAATTGAACTTCTGTGTTCCTCAGGAGAGACTACAATGTTATTTAGGACAGGTCAACAAATACGAGGGTATGGATGCTTTAAACCACCTGCTTCGGATGTCATGTTCACTTGAAAGTCTTGTTGTTGGTGAAAAAGAAATTTTGGCACAGGTACGTCGGGCTTATGATCGTTGTAGAGAAGCTGGTTTTACTGGAGATTTTCTACGTCTGATGATGGATCGTCTCGTAAAAACGGCTAAAGAAGTATACACCTATACTAAAATTTCCAGAAACCCAATTTCCGTTGTCTCGCTTGCCTATCGCAAATTGCGCGAACTAAAACTGGTTGAAAACCCTAGAATCGTCATTATCGGTTCTGGAGAAACCAATCAGAACTTAGCGAAATATTTCCAAAAGAACCAAAAAGCTAAGTTCGTTATTTTCAACCGCACAGTAGAGAACGCAAAGGCCTTAGCCGAAGAATTAAATGCTGAAGCTTATCCCCTAGCGGATATTGATCAGTACAAAGAAGGCTTTGATATTTTAATTACTTGCACAGGTGCGCCGACCTCCATTATTGACAACACACTTTATCAATCCTTATTAAACGGAGAAACGGATAAGAAAATAATCATTGACTTAGCCGTTCCGAATGATATTGATGCTGAAGTTCTCCAAAATAATCCGATTCATTACATTGAAGTGAGCAGCTTACAAGCTATTGCGGAGAAAAACATCCAAGAGCGTTATAACGAATTGGAGAGTGCCGAAAAGATTATACAGGACAATATCCAAGAATTTTTACCTTTAATCAAACAGCGACGTGTAGAGGTTGCTATGCGTGAGGTTCCTGAAAAGATTAAAGAAATTAAGTCATTTGCGCTAAATGAGGTTTTTGCTCAAGAGGTTCAAGCCCTAACCCCCGAAGCGAGAGAAGTATTGGAAAAAGTCATCAACTATATGGAAAAGAAATACATCAAAGTTCCAATGGTTATGGCGAAAGAAATTTTGGTTAAAACTCCAGAAACGGAAAAAAACTAA
- the hemC gene encoding hydroxymethylbilane synthase: MNRKLIIGTRGSVLAMWQANFVKDRLAEIGIEAELKVIKTQGDIIQHLRLDKLEGKGFFTKELEEELLSGTIDLAVHSHKDLPTVNPPGLIIAAVSEREDPAELLIIHKDCVDIKKRLSLKHNATVGTSSNRRKAQISALRPDLEFDDLRGNLQTRIQKLRDEQYDAIVLAKAGISRIEMDITDFHVEEIPPVEIIPAPAQGVLAIQIREVDKELFDALQPLNNEEVAKTISVERLVLNKFDAGCHAPLGCYCRKSGDEYEAWASIADTSEDFPDRVYLRDTDATRLAERIFSKYAKDRKLPQSVFISREVDENSYFARAMAKHNITIEGRSLIKIFPIINKLDPFILKHADWIIFSSKNGIEHFFNLEPRLSKKTKIGVIGRGSEEILRKYDRVADFSGDSEGINMEEIAKKFAELANGGTVLIPRAKESLETIQKALSPETKIINIPVYETVLEENVDPSNAEVLVFTSPSNVEAYFADNLLEPGQKVICIGRSTGAKFDEMNVPYALPYSPDEIGLSEAVFGLEY, from the coding sequence GTGAATAGAAAACTAATTATTGGTACCCGGGGAAGTGTTCTTGCCATGTGGCAGGCAAATTTTGTAAAAGATCGATTGGCAGAAATCGGAATTGAAGCAGAATTAAAAGTCATTAAAACACAAGGGGATATCATTCAACACCTTCGTTTGGATAAATTAGAAGGCAAAGGATTTTTCACCAAAGAGCTTGAAGAGGAGCTTTTAAGCGGTACCATTGATTTAGCTGTACACTCACACAAAGATTTACCTACGGTCAACCCTCCGGGATTGATCATTGCAGCGGTTTCTGAGCGTGAGGATCCCGCTGAATTATTGATTATCCACAAAGATTGTGTGGATATCAAAAAACGTCTTTCATTAAAACACAATGCGACTGTTGGGACATCATCCAACCGTAGAAAAGCGCAGATCTCGGCGCTACGTCCGGATCTAGAATTTGACGATCTCCGTGGTAATTTACAGACAAGAATCCAGAAGCTACGTGATGAGCAATACGATGCTATCGTACTTGCAAAGGCAGGTATTAGCCGTATTGAAATGGATATTACAGATTTTCATGTGGAAGAGATTCCTCCTGTTGAAATTATCCCGGCACCGGCGCAAGGAGTACTTGCTATTCAGATCCGTGAAGTTGACAAGGAACTTTTTGACGCTTTACAGCCCTTAAACAATGAAGAAGTAGCAAAAACAATCTCCGTAGAACGTTTGGTATTAAATAAATTTGACGCGGGATGTCATGCGCCATTAGGCTGTTATTGCCGTAAAAGCGGTGATGAATACGAAGCTTGGGCCTCTATTGCTGACACAAGCGAAGATTTTCCTGACCGTGTTTACCTTAGAGATACCGATGCGACACGGTTAGCGGAGCGTATTTTCAGCAAATATGCAAAGGATAGAAAATTGCCACAATCTGTATTTATCTCCCGGGAGGTAGACGAAAATTCCTATTTCGCAAGAGCAATGGCCAAGCACAATATTACTATTGAGGGCCGCTCTTTGATCAAAATATTCCCCATCATCAACAAATTGGATCCTTTTATCCTAAAACACGCGGATTGGATTATATTTTCAAGCAAGAATGGTATTGAGCACTTTTTCAATTTAGAGCCACGTTTGAGCAAAAAGACCAAGATTGGTGTCATTGGCCGTGGCTCGGAAGAGATTTTGCGCAAATATGACCGCGTTGCTGATTTCTCTGGCGACAGTGAGGGCATCAATATGGAGGAAATTGCGAAGAAATTTGCTGAGTTGGCCAATGGTGGTACCGTGCTTATACCACGTGCGAAGGAATCTTTGGAGACGATCCAAAAAGCATTAAGCCCGGAGACAAAAATTATCAATATACCGGTATATGAAACGGTCTTAGAAGAAAATGTAGATCCATCCAACGCGGAGGTATTGGTCTTTACCAGTCCGAGCAATGTGGAAGCTTATTTTGCAGACAACCTACTGGAACCAGGCCAAAAAGTAATCTGTATTGGCCGCTCTACCGGTGCAAAGTTTGATGAGATGAATGTCCCTTATGCACTTCCTTATTCTCCAGATGAAATAGGTCTTTCTGAAGCCGTTTTTGGATTGGAGTATTAG
- the hemB gene encoding porphobilinogen synthase encodes MLQRPRRNRKSAVIRDMIQETRLDASNLIFPLFIVDGQNQKTEVKSMPGIYRYSIDNLLKEVESCLKLGLRSFDLFPNIEESLKDKYATESYRDGSLYLRAIAAVKKNFPEACIVTDVAMDPYSSDGHDGIVENGEILNDETLEVLGKMALAHAQSGADIIAPSDMMDGRIGYIRELLDHNGFTNVSLMSYTAKYASAYYGPFRDALGSAPKHGDKKTYQMNPANAKEALIEAQLDAQEGADFLMVKPGLPYLDIVKLLADNFDLPIAVYNVSGEYAMLKAAIQNGWLDERVILETLLSFRRAGATAILSYHSKEVLEKGFISHSTI; translated from the coding sequence ATGTTACAACGTCCGAGAAGAAATCGTAAATCTGCCGTGATTCGCGACATGATTCAAGAGACACGTTTAGACGCGTCAAATTTGATTTTCCCACTTTTTATCGTCGATGGGCAAAATCAAAAAACTGAGGTTAAATCGATGCCGGGCATCTATCGCTATTCAATAGACAATCTATTGAAGGAAGTAGAAAGTTGCCTGAAGTTGGGCTTACGTTCATTTGATCTTTTCCCTAACATTGAAGAGTCATTAAAAGACAAATATGCTACAGAAAGCTACCGTGATGGAAGTTTATACTTACGTGCAATTGCTGCGGTAAAGAAAAATTTTCCGGAGGCTTGTATCGTAACGGATGTTGCCATGGACCCTTACAGCAGTGACGGGCACGATGGAATTGTCGAAAACGGTGAGATCCTAAACGATGAGACATTAGAAGTATTGGGCAAAATGGCCTTGGCACATGCACAATCAGGTGCAGATATCATTGCACCATCAGATATGATGGATGGCCGCATCGGTTACATCCGTGAGCTATTGGACCATAATGGTTTTACTAACGTTTCTTTGATGTCGTATACGGCAAAATATGCTTCGGCCTATTATGGTCCTTTTAGAGATGCCTTAGGCTCGGCACCCAAGCATGGCGACAAGAAGACCTACCAGATGAATCCTGCCAATGCAAAAGAGGCGCTTATTGAAGCACAGCTCGACGCACAGGAAGGAGCTGATTTTCTGATGGTAAAACCGGGACTTCCCTACTTAGATATCGTTAAACTTCTTGCAGACAACTTCGATCTACCTATTGCAGTATATAATGTCAGTGGAGAATATGCGATGTTAAAAGCGGCTATCCAAAACGGTTGGCTCGATGAACGTGTCATCCTAGAAACGTTATTGAGCTTCAGACGTGCTGGCGCTACAGCAATCTTATCCTACCACTCCAAAGAAGTATTGGAGAAAGGTTTTATTTCGCATTCAACTATTTAG
- the hemL gene encoding glutamate-1-semialdehyde 2,1-aminomutase → MQAPDISRAKSAELFEKAKQYFPGGVNSPVRAFKSVYGTPLFIERGDKAHLWDADGNEFIDFCCSWGPLILGHNNDQVREAVAAQLGKGLSFGAPTALENQLAELIIENNRFIEKIRFVSSGTEAVMSAIRLARGYTKRDKIIKFDGCYHGHSDSLLVKAGSGLVTFGETSSAGVPKAFADETIVIELNDKQALEAAFAEFKDQIAAVIIEGIPANNGLLLQSKEYVHFLRNITKEHGAMLIMDEVITGFRIGFEGASAYYDVQPDIITYGKIIGGGMPVGAYGASKELMACISPDGAVYQAGTLSGNPVAMAAGIAALGILAQKDFYTNLNAKTEAFVNDMRTYIAEKGYKVQLFHVASIFWFAFTEQHEIKKASEIDPKSMESYKIMHRELLNRGVYFGPSGYEVGFVSDAHTAADLDQAKKHIFDALDIVFSA, encoded by the coding sequence ATGCAAGCACCTGATATTTCAAGAGCAAAATCTGCTGAGCTATTTGAAAAAGCAAAACAATATTTCCCTGGAGGCGTAAACTCTCCTGTTAGGGCTTTCAAATCCGTATATGGTACCCCATTATTTATTGAGCGTGGCGATAAAGCACACCTGTGGGATGCTGACGGAAATGAATTCATCGATTTTTGTTGTTCATGGGGCCCCTTAATTTTAGGGCACAATAATGATCAAGTTCGTGAAGCTGTAGCGGCACAACTCGGGAAAGGCTTAAGTTTTGGCGCTCCCACTGCGTTGGAGAACCAACTGGCTGAGTTGATTATCGAAAACAATAGGTTTATTGAGAAAATTCGCTTTGTCAGTTCCGGAACTGAGGCCGTAATGTCTGCAATCCGTTTGGCTAGAGGCTACACGAAACGTGATAAGATCATCAAATTTGATGGCTGTTATCATGGCCACTCCGATTCTCTTTTGGTTAAAGCGGGTTCTGGTTTGGTCACTTTTGGTGAGACATCATCGGCTGGTGTACCTAAAGCATTTGCAGACGAAACCATTGTTATCGAATTAAACGATAAGCAAGCTTTAGAAGCTGCTTTTGCAGAATTTAAAGATCAGATTGCCGCAGTTATCATTGAGGGTATACCTGCAAACAATGGCTTATTGTTGCAATCTAAGGAATATGTTCACTTCTTACGTAATATCACCAAAGAACATGGTGCAATGTTGATTATGGATGAAGTGATCACGGGATTCCGTATTGGTTTTGAAGGTGCTTCGGCTTACTATGACGTACAACCAGATATTATTACCTACGGCAAAATTATTGGTGGCGGAATGCCTGTTGGTGCCTATGGAGCCTCAAAAGAATTGATGGCCTGTATATCTCCTGATGGTGCAGTTTACCAAGCCGGAACTTTATCCGGAAATCCAGTTGCTATGGCTGCAGGCATTGCCGCATTAGGTATCTTGGCACAAAAGGATTTCTACACAAATTTAAATGCCAAAACAGAAGCTTTCGTCAATGATATGCGTACTTATATTGCGGAGAAAGGATATAAAGTTCAACTTTTCCATGTGGCTTCTATTTTTTGGTTTGCCTTCACAGAACAGCACGAAATTAAAAAAGCGAGTGAAATCGATCCTAAATCGATGGAATCTTATAAAATTATGCACCGCGAATTGTTAAATCGTGGCGTATATTTTGGTCCTTCAGGCTATGAAGTAGGCTTTGTTTCTGATGCACATACAGCAGCGGATCTTGACCAGGCAAAAAAACATATTTTCGATGCTTTAGACATTGTCTTTAGTGCATAA
- a CDS encoding DUF4252 domain-containing protein — protein sequence MKRLLTLLCLVGVLFSMQSCMIKKASNMDFVSRSNVSDDAEIVAINLPMWLTKPFMKKALKDDNDEESRAMAEIVKKLKKFRMLTLSNNDKTKNARILDDYHKFLKKNKFEELLVINTDGQEISLNARIDKNNVIQRVSLLVHDNEDESVFMDIKGKFSLDELIAGLNKMKSKDKKLANKL from the coding sequence ATGAAAAGATTACTAACCTTGTTGTGCCTAGTTGGCGTTCTTTTCTCCATGCAGTCATGCATGATAAAAAAAGCCTCCAATATGGATTTCGTCAGCCGGTCTAATGTATCGGACGACGCTGAGATTGTTGCCATTAATTTACCGATGTGGTTAACAAAACCCTTTATGAAAAAAGCCTTAAAGGACGATAATGATGAAGAGTCTCGTGCAATGGCTGAAATTGTAAAGAAATTAAAGAAGTTCAGAATGCTGACACTTTCAAATAATGACAAAACGAAGAATGCACGGATTTTGGACGATTACCATAAGTTTTTGAAGAAGAACAAATTTGAGGAATTACTGGTTATTAACACGGATGGACAGGAGATTTCGCTGAATGCGCGTATTGATAAGAATAATGTTATTCAGCGGGTTTCTCTACTCGTTCATGATAACGAAGATGAAAGTGTTTTTATGGATATCAAAGGTAAGTTTTCATTGGATGAACTTATTGCCGGACTAAATAAGATGAAATCTAAAGATAAGAAGCTGGCAAACAAACTGTAA
- a CDS encoding DUF4252 domain-containing protein, translating to MKGFLIACLLLVASMANAQISKLDKLFEQYQGKKGVTTLKIGAPMFKLLGNLKIDDEDMQTITPLLKNVKSLRMLIVEDGEDKALTGIIQGAVSNLKYEELMSLNNEGQDIRFMVENMSANADILNNLLLTINGDGQNLFMILDGAIPLKDVTSLVNEGNNKVSKNKGDNNKK from the coding sequence ATGAAAGGTTTTTTAATAGCTTGCCTTCTACTTGTAGCAAGTATGGCAAATGCACAAATTTCAAAATTGGATAAACTTTTTGAACAATATCAAGGAAAGAAAGGTGTGACAACACTCAAAATCGGGGCGCCGATGTTCAAGCTATTGGGTAATTTGAAAATAGACGATGAGGATATGCAGACAATTACACCACTACTTAAGAATGTTAAATCGTTGCGGATGCTGATTGTTGAAGATGGGGAGGATAAAGCCTTAACAGGTATTATTCAAGGGGCAGTTTCAAATTTAAAGTATGAAGAACTCATGTCGCTCAATAATGAAGGTCAGGATATCCGGTTCATGGTCGAAAATATGTCTGCAAATGCCGACATCTTAAACAATCTGTTACTAACGATCAACGGAGATGGGCAAAATCTATTTATGATCCTTGACGGGGCTATACCGTTGAAAGACGTGACTAGCTTGGTCAACGAAGGGAACAATAAAGTGAGTAAGAATAAAGGTGATAACAACAAAAAGTAG
- a CDS encoding RNA polymerase sigma factor, whose product MNQEQFKNTVFIHKDKLFRFAKRILVDDDEAFDAVQNVMMRLWQLKDQLLQYKNMEAFCMQSVKNEALNRLKKDKVRADFVEQHQVVTMTEHTVGNTKEIILEMINSLPEKQRLVMHLRDVEDYDIDEIGEVLEMGESAVRVNLMRARQKVKEQLTKLFDYETMRIYSDKK is encoded by the coding sequence ATGAACCAAGAGCAATTTAAAAATACCGTTTTCATCCATAAGGATAAGCTATTTCGCTTTGCGAAACGGATCTTGGTTGATGATGACGAGGCTTTTGATGCGGTACAAAATGTGATGATGCGTTTGTGGCAATTAAAAGATCAGCTGCTTCAGTATAAAAATATGGAAGCCTTCTGCATGCAGAGTGTCAAAAATGAAGCGCTCAATCGTCTAAAAAAAGATAAGGTCAGGGCAGACTTTGTTGAGCAGCATCAGGTTGTTACCATGACGGAACATACTGTTGGGAATACGAAAGAAATTATCCTTGAAATGATCAATTCCCTTCCCGAAAAACAACGGCTTGTTATGCATCTGCGCGATGTTGAGGATTATGACATCGATGAAATCGGTGAAGTATTGGAGATGGGCGAGTCTGCGGTAAGAGTTAATCTGATGCGTGCTAGACAGAAGGTAAAAGAACAATTGACAAAATTATTCGATTATGAAACCATGAGGATTTATTCTGATAAGAAATAA
- a CDS encoding DUF3472 domain-containing protein: protein MKRKHFIQYLFLGALSCLTISGIAQTAVKTYAVPLAGNAFITAGQAGDAEISGRNGLVKWSSNQEVASVYFRAQRARKLTLKLKAKNDAGKSKIEIDALGKKAVVDVEGTELAETAPLSIEIKAPGYVRVDLKGVSKSGSNFANVTELLVSGEAASEGLIYSDNPDYYYWSRRGPSCHLNYTVPTEGNVSYYYNEVTVPQGEDKVGSYFMANGFGEGYFGIQVNSETERRILFSVWSPFHTDDPKSIPDEQKIHLLKKGKDVHSGEFGNEGSGGQSYRKYFWKAGITYKFLLKGVPDGKGNTDYTAWFFVPEEHAWNVIASFKRPQTNTYLKRFHSFLENFSPNQGYLGRKVDFGNQWVYDGQWKAVQAASFSVDNTYRANQRIDAIGGITKNGYFLRNGGFFNDIVKPGSTFEFMNKNSAPKIDFDKLP, encoded by the coding sequence ATGAAAAGAAAACACTTTATCCAGTATCTCTTTCTGGGAGCTTTATCCTGTCTTACGATAAGCGGTATAGCGCAGACAGCAGTGAAGACGTATGCCGTTCCTCTAGCCGGGAATGCTTTCATCACCGCAGGGCAAGCCGGTGATGCGGAAATTTCCGGTCGTAATGGCCTCGTAAAATGGTCAAGCAATCAGGAAGTGGCATCGGTTTATTTTCGGGCTCAGAGAGCAAGGAAATTGACATTAAAGCTGAAAGCGAAAAATGATGCTGGGAAATCTAAAATAGAAATTGACGCACTAGGGAAAAAAGCCGTTGTAGATGTTGAAGGTACTGAACTTGCCGAAACAGCTCCGCTGTCCATTGAAATAAAGGCTCCCGGTTATGTTCGGGTCGACCTAAAAGGAGTCAGTAAATCGGGCAGTAATTTTGCTAATGTGACAGAACTACTTGTTAGCGGTGAAGCCGCGTCAGAAGGACTTATCTATTCTGATAACCCCGACTATTACTACTGGTCCCGAAGAGGACCTTCCTGTCATCTTAATTATACCGTTCCTACGGAGGGCAACGTGAGTTACTATTATAATGAAGTTACCGTCCCTCAAGGCGAAGATAAAGTTGGTTCCTATTTTATGGCGAATGGTTTTGGCGAAGGCTACTTTGGTATACAGGTTAATTCAGAAACCGAACGGCGTATTTTATTTTCCGTATGGAGTCCTTTCCATACAGATGATCCGAAAAGTATTCCGGACGAGCAAAAAATCCATCTGCTAAAAAAAGGAAAGGATGTGCATTCGGGCGAGTTTGGAAATGAAGGGTCAGGCGGGCAGAGTTACCGTAAGTACTTTTGGAAAGCAGGTATAACTTATAAGTTTCTCTTGAAAGGTGTGCCCGATGGAAAAGGGAATACCGATTATACGGCTTGGTTTTTTGTGCCTGAAGAGCATGCATGGAATGTGATCGCAAGCTTCAAACGTCCACAGACAAATACCTACCTGAAACGATTCCATAGTTTCTTGGAGAACTTTAGTCCGAATCAAGGCTACCTGGGTAGAAAGGTCGATTTTGGCAATCAATGGGTCTATGATGGGCAATGGAAAGCTGTACAAGCGGCTTCTTTCAGTGTCGATAATACCTATCGTGCAAATCAGCGCATTGATGCAATCGGCGGGATTACGAAAAATGGATACTTTCTCCGTAATGGTGGTTTCTTTAATGACATTGTTAAGCCAGGAAGTACATTTGAATTCATGAATAAAAATAGTGCTCCGAAAATTGATTTTGACAAACTACCTTAA
- a CDS encoding sensor histidine kinase has translation MDKSAYSTSKRILGQRQISILIHGLAWLIFLSFPVLFFNNGQLGIKEMLIAAAFWIFTGCFLILFYVNAYVLIPYSIRHRKFISYGISIILTGLLLACYLQPFDRLMRIGRQQLPTPGDREFSPRHHPDFPPPPSARHFPYRGPGQSPGQRPQPIDIASVYIFLLTISLAALYRIVTYWMETQQKMQLVEQDRMKAELSFLKAQVHPHFLFNTLNNIYALALTNDDAVASSIHRLSQLMRYYMDERHSDTIDIKIEIQAIQDFINFQKLRIGPNCSISEHYTGLEHPKTIHAFVLLPFVENAYKYGLSTIEPCQLSFEVILTPTSCTLNVKNSIATQSTEQHRTGTGLKNVQRLLEHFYADRHRLTIQQEDHSFFVQLILYISP, from the coding sequence ATGGACAAATCTGCTTATAGCACATCAAAACGTATCTTAGGACAACGACAAATCTCCATATTGATCCATGGACTCGCCTGGCTTATTTTCTTGTCTTTTCCAGTACTATTTTTTAACAACGGCCAACTGGGAATCAAGGAAATGCTTATTGCAGCAGCATTTTGGATTTTCACGGGCTGTTTTTTAATCCTATTTTATGTCAATGCCTATGTACTGATTCCATACAGCATAAGGCATCGAAAATTTATCAGTTACGGAATCTCCATTATTTTGACAGGTTTGTTACTAGCTTGCTATCTTCAGCCCTTTGACCGGCTGATGCGTATTGGACGTCAACAATTACCGACCCCTGGGGACAGAGAATTTTCACCTAGGCATCATCCTGATTTTCCACCGCCACCATCTGCTAGGCATTTCCCATACCGAGGTCCAGGGCAATCCCCGGGACAACGGCCACAACCTATCGATATCGCTTCTGTGTATATTTTCCTGTTAACTATTAGCCTTGCCGCGCTCTATAGAATCGTAACCTATTGGATGGAAACGCAGCAAAAAATGCAATTGGTCGAACAAGACCGTATGAAGGCCGAACTTTCCTTTTTAAAAGCGCAAGTCCACCCCCACTTCTTGTTTAATACCTTAAATAATATTTACGCATTGGCACTGACCAATGATGATGCCGTCGCAAGTAGTATTCATCGTCTTTCGCAATTAATGCGTTATTACATGGATGAACGGCACAGTGATACGATTGACATCAAGATCGAAATCCAGGCTATACAAGATTTTATCAATTTCCAAAAGCTACGCATTGGCCCGAATTGTTCGATCAGTGAACACTATACGGGGCTCGAACACCCTAAAACGATACACGCATTTGTGCTGCTTCCTTTTGTTGAAAATGCGTACAAATATGGATTAAGCACCATAGAGCCCTGCCAATTAAGTTTTGAGGTCATTCTAACGCCAACATCCTGCACATTAAATGTAAAGAATAGCATTGCTACACAGTCAACCGAACAACACCGCACAGGAACAGGCCTTAAAAATGTTCAACGTCTATTGGAACATTTTTATGCCGACAGGCACCGCCTGACGATCCAACAGGAGGATCATTCTTTTTTTGTTCAGCTTATCCTCTATATTTCTCCATAA
- a CDS encoding LytTR family DNA-binding domain-containing protein, with translation MLTCIALDDEPLALRVISTFTAKHPAIQLAGTFNNPHEAKLYLANNSVDLIFLDIDMLEINGIDFAKNLNPRPLLIFTTAHKEYAIDGFELDSVDYLLKPFDFTRFERAIDKAMTRSASQSHRPFLIVNMEYQRIKIYLDEIECLESMQDYIKIHLIQGKTILTLSTMKAMLDRLPPNQFIRIHRSFVIAVKHIITFSQRKIQLPNFTLKVGDGYYNEVIKCLRDSSMQ, from the coding sequence ATGTTAACTTGCATAGCTCTTGACGATGAACCATTGGCTCTTCGTGTTATTTCTACGTTCACAGCAAAGCATCCCGCTATACAGCTTGCTGGAACCTTCAATAACCCCCATGAAGCGAAGTTGTATCTCGCCAATAACAGTGTTGATTTGATTTTTTTGGATATTGATATGCTCGAAATCAACGGTATTGATTTTGCAAAAAACTTAAATCCAAGACCCTTATTGATTTTCACTACGGCACATAAAGAATATGCGATAGATGGATTTGAACTTGATTCAGTAGACTATCTTCTCAAACCATTTGACTTCACTCGTTTTGAACGGGCTATCGATAAGGCAATGACACGTTCAGCTTCACAGAGCCATCGCCCTTTCTTAATCGTTAATATGGAATATCAACGCATCAAAATCTACCTTGATGAAATTGAGTGTTTGGAAAGCATGCAAGATTATATCAAAATTCATCTCATACAAGGAAAAACAATATTGACTTTGTCGACGATGAAAGCCATGTTGGATCGTTTACCGCCAAATCAGTTTATCCGCATTCATCGCAGTTTTGTTATCGCGGTCAAACACATCATTACGTTTTCACAACGTAAAATACAATTACCCAACTTCACATTGAAAGTCGGCGATGGGTACTATAATGAAGTGATCAAATGTTTACGTGATTCGTCGATGCAATAA
- a CDS encoding intradiol ring-cleavage dioxygenase, producing MERKNFIKTLSLLAFTGPMVWAACKKDDTASTTDEGTDVNVDSSCSVTPSETEGPFPTKTPSSYVRSDIRKGDGIGANMLGLITIVNTNNNCAALEGALVDIWHCDVEGNYSQYGGTQMQSSNYQSVNWYRGRQVTNANGLVSFQTIFPGWYQGRATHIHVHVYDATGKSLLVTQIAFQDSLCLEVNNTGSSYGYKKGVSGYTYNANDNVFSDGVTKEMSTVTGSLSEGFQMKMTIHVNA from the coding sequence ATGGAACGCAAAAATTTTATAAAAACCTTATCATTGCTGGCATTTACAGGTCCAATGGTCTGGGCAGCCTGCAAGAAAGACGATACCGCATCAACCACGGACGAGGGCACTGACGTCAATGTCGATTCAAGCTGTAGTGTGACACCATCTGAAACCGAAGGGCCCTTTCCGACAAAAACACCTTCAAGTTATGTCCGCTCAGATATACGCAAAGGTGATGGTATTGGGGCTAATATGCTCGGTTTAATTACTATTGTCAATACAAATAATAACTGTGCGGCACTAGAAGGTGCCTTAGTGGATATATGGCATTGTGATGTGGAAGGTAATTACTCGCAATATGGTGGAACACAAATGCAATCCAGCAACTATCAGTCTGTCAATTGGTATCGTGGTAGACAAGTTACCAATGCCAATGGACTTGTTTCTTTCCAAACCATCTTTCCGGGCTGGTATCAAGGCCGAGCAACACATATTCACGTCCATGTATATGATGCTACCGGTAAATCGCTATTAGTGACACAAATCGCTTTTCAAGATAGCCTGTGTCTTGAAGTCAATAATACAGGTTCATCTTATGGTTACAAAAAAGGAGTTTCAGGCTATACCTATAATGCCAACGACAACGTATTCAGCGATGGTGTTACCAAGGAAATGTCTACGGTCACAGGATCCTTATCTGAAGGTTTCCAAATGAAAATGACAATTCATGTAAATGCTTAA